A region from the Spirochaeta thermophila DSM 6192 genome encodes:
- the der gene encoding ribosome biogenesis GTPase Der → MSERTEGRRTVGVEFRLPRVVIVGRPNVGKSTLFNRLIGRRKAITHPRPGVTRDAVEETWELGGGRVLLVDTGGITSERGGIFEPLVRERALREVDRADVLLLVLDVTELVPEDEELLELLRPYKERLILVVNKVDNEAREEMAWNFFSLGFDTVCFTSAEHGRGIDELEQEIERRLVLPEEGGDAPSAPEIDVAILGKPNTGKSTLLNTLLGEERALVSDAPGTTRDLLEGRFQYRGRWFRIVDTAGIRRRSRIEDDLEFYSVRRSLKVIEEAHVVFLLIDAQEGLTEQDKKIAAVAQRRGRGVILVLNKWDALTPVPNQFQAMKARIRFFFPHMDYAPIVKISARRGEGIDKLLDTALMLRDELGKRVETGPLNRALNRWKEEVPPPSRKGRRYKVRYMTQVSSMPVRFLLFVNRREGFPSSYLSYLENRVRKEFGFSHIPIFIDLRE, encoded by the coding sequence ATGTCGGAGCGAACTGAAGGCCGGAGGACCGTGGGAGTGGAGTTCCGTCTCCCCCGGGTGGTGATCGTGGGACGTCCCAATGTGGGCAAGTCCACCCTGTTCAACCGTCTCATAGGACGGCGCAAGGCGATCACCCACCCGCGTCCCGGGGTCACGCGGGATGCGGTGGAGGAAACCTGGGAGCTGGGAGGGGGGCGGGTCCTCCTCGTGGACACAGGAGGGATCACCTCCGAACGGGGAGGGATCTTCGAACCCCTCGTCCGGGAACGGGCGCTCCGTGAGGTGGATCGGGCGGATGTGCTCCTTCTCGTGCTGGACGTCACGGAACTGGTTCCCGAGGATGAGGAACTGCTCGAGCTCCTGCGGCCTTACAAGGAGCGACTCATCCTGGTGGTGAACAAGGTGGACAATGAGGCGAGGGAAGAGATGGCGTGGAACTTCTTCTCTCTCGGGTTCGATACCGTATGCTTCACGTCTGCGGAACATGGACGCGGTATCGATGAGCTCGAGCAGGAGATCGAACGGCGGCTCGTCCTCCCCGAGGAGGGAGGAGACGCACCTTCCGCCCCTGAGATCGACGTGGCAATCCTGGGGAAACCGAACACCGGCAAGTCCACTCTCCTGAACACGCTGCTGGGCGAGGAGCGGGCCCTGGTGTCCGATGCCCCCGGTACGACGAGGGACCTCCTCGAAGGGCGCTTTCAGTACAGAGGGAGGTGGTTCCGGATAGTGGATACCGCGGGGATCAGGCGCCGGTCGAGGATAGAGGATGATCTGGAGTTCTATTCCGTGCGGCGCTCTCTCAAGGTGATAGAAGAGGCCCACGTGGTCTTCCTGCTCATCGATGCACAGGAGGGGCTCACCGAGCAGGACAAGAAGATAGCGGCGGTGGCCCAGAGGAGGGGACGGGGGGTGATCCTGGTGCTCAACAAGTGGGACGCCCTCACCCCGGTTCCCAACCAGTTTCAGGCCATGAAAGCGAGGATCCGTTTCTTCTTCCCCCACATGGACTATGCGCCCATCGTGAAGATCTCCGCGCGGCGGGGTGAGGGAATAGACAAGCTCCTGGATACAGCCCTCATGCTCCGCGATGAACTCGGGAAGCGGGTGGAGACAGGGCCCCTCAACCGCGCCCTCAACCGGTGGAAGGAGGAAGTGCCCCCACCTTCCCGGAAGGGGCGCCGGTACAAGGTCCGCTACATGACCCAGGTGAGTTCCATGCCGGTACGCTTCCTCCTGTTCGTCAACCGGAGAGAAGGGTTCCCGTCCTCGTATCTCTCGTATCTGGAAAACCGGGTGAGGAAGGAGTTCGGATTCTCTCACATCCCCATCTTCATCGATCTGAGGGAATAG
- the ptsP gene encoding phosphoenolpyruvate--protein phosphotransferase — MKKFKGISVFPGIAIGPAFVYSTELPPIPRYYLQDHHVEEELQRFRGAVERAVEEIERIKEGQQGETVKILDSHLLMLRDPEFTGSVERDVAESKRNVEWILLETTESYVERLKDADDDYLRERIYDIRDIANRILNHLLYRERILLSDLQEEVILVCHDLLPSEAIQMNKRMVKGIAMDAGGRTSHTAILARAFEIPSVLGLSEISRQVKSGQTLIVDGRDGVVIVDPTPEVMEQYQQRMREVEEQAIQLLSLNEVPGETRDGKRIFLRANIEVPEEVESVLAHGADGIGLFRTEFLFMHSRHLPTEEEQYAAYREVIEQMGDREVIIRTLDLGGEKVIPRLYDAHDEHNPILGWRAIRFCLANPHIFKIQLRAILRASIYGKVSIMFPLISSQEEVVMGLEILDQVKEELEREGIPFERDIPVGAMIEVPAAALTADILAQKVDFFSIGTNDLIQYTLATDRGNERVAYLYQPFHPAVLRLIQMTVDHAHQAGIPVGMCGEMAGDPLATFVLIGLGLDELSMSPASIPEVKRLVRSTSVAECEEFVGAILQLKSHREVERVVREKMEELGHVGAN, encoded by the coding sequence ATGAAAAAATTTAAGGGGATTTCCGTCTTCCCTGGCATCGCGATAGGCCCGGCGTTCGTCTACAGCACCGAACTCCCTCCGATCCCTCGCTATTATCTGCAGGATCACCATGTCGAGGAGGAGCTCCAGCGGTTCAGGGGTGCGGTGGAACGGGCCGTCGAGGAGATCGAACGGATAAAGGAAGGTCAACAGGGCGAGACCGTGAAGATCCTCGATTCCCATCTCCTCATGCTCAGGGATCCGGAGTTCACCGGGAGCGTGGAACGGGACGTCGCCGAGAGCAAGCGGAACGTCGAGTGGATACTCCTCGAGACCACCGAGTCCTACGTGGAGAGACTCAAGGATGCGGACGACGACTATCTCAGGGAGCGTATCTACGATATACGCGACATCGCCAACAGGATCCTCAACCACCTCCTCTACAGGGAACGGATACTCCTCTCGGATCTCCAGGAGGAAGTGATACTGGTGTGTCACGACCTGCTGCCCTCCGAAGCCATCCAGATGAACAAGCGGATGGTGAAGGGTATCGCCATGGATGCGGGTGGGCGTACGTCCCATACGGCGATCCTCGCGCGCGCGTTCGAGATACCCTCGGTCCTGGGGCTCTCCGAGATAAGCAGACAGGTGAAGTCCGGTCAGACCCTCATCGTGGACGGCAGGGATGGCGTGGTCATCGTGGACCCCACGCCGGAAGTCATGGAGCAGTACCAGCAGCGTATGAGGGAGGTGGAGGAGCAGGCGATTCAGCTCCTCAGTCTCAACGAAGTCCCCGGAGAGACGAGGGACGGGAAGAGGATCTTCCTCAGGGCCAATATAGAGGTCCCGGAGGAGGTGGAGTCGGTCCTCGCCCATGGTGCGGATGGCATCGGCCTCTTCCGGACCGAGTTCCTCTTCATGCATTCCCGCCACCTTCCCACCGAAGAGGAACAGTATGCGGCCTACCGTGAGGTGATCGAACAGATGGGCGACCGGGAGGTGATCATCCGTACGCTCGACCTGGGTGGAGAGAAGGTGATCCCCCGGCTCTACGATGCCCACGACGAGCACAACCCCATCCTCGGATGGCGGGCGATCCGCTTCTGCCTCGCCAATCCCCACATCTTCAAGATCCAGCTTCGCGCCATCCTACGGGCTTCCATCTACGGCAAGGTGAGCATCATGTTCCCCCTCATCTCCTCCCAGGAGGAGGTGGTGATGGGCCTCGAGATCCTCGATCAGGTGAAAGAGGAGCTGGAGCGGGAAGGTATCCCCTTTGAACGGGACATCCCGGTGGGGGCCATGATAGAGGTCCCTGCTGCGGCCCTCACGGCCGATATCCTGGCCCAGAAGGTGGATTTTTTCTCCATAGGGACGAACGATCTCATTCAATACACGCTCGCCACCGACCGGGGGAATGAGCGGGTGGCCTACCTGTATCAGCCGTTTCATCCGGCGGTCCTCAGGCTCATCCAGATGACGGTGGACCACGCCCACCAGGCGGGTATCCCGGTGGGTATGTGCGGAGAGATGGCGGGTGATCCGCTCGCCACCTTCGTGCTCATCGGACTCGGGCTGGACGAGTTGAGCATGAGTCCGGCGAGCATCCCCGAGGTGAAGCGGTTGGTCCGTTCCACCTCCGTGGCGGAGTGCGAGGAATTCGTAGGCGCGATCCTGCAACTCAAGTCGCATCGGGAGGTGGAACGCGTGGTGAGGGAGAAAATGGAGGAGCTGGGTCATGTCGGAGCGAACTGA
- a CDS encoding GerMN domain-containing protein, which translates to MARKKKQQGFGVLFWIASILVVIIVYLWNRPTILKVMENTGFIEVVKEKIASPTPPTSSPTPTPPVAAGPTHTSPPTPSPPPTPSPTPHTSPPPSPSATTRSRTSLLYFVQVFDDGRVELVPVKRRVTYTDAPLTATLDALLHGPTAGELSAGVRSLIPPETRLLGVRVENGTAYINISESFRFNPLGQEGLVLQLKQIIYTATEFPTVEQVQLLIEGKTVRYLGPEGIPIDHPLSRSSL; encoded by the coding sequence ATGGCTCGGAAGAAGAAACAGCAGGGTTTCGGCGTGCTCTTCTGGATCGCCTCGATCCTCGTGGTGATCATCGTCTACCTCTGGAACCGGCCCACCATACTGAAGGTCATGGAGAATACCGGCTTCATAGAGGTCGTAAAGGAAAAGATCGCAAGTCCCACCCCCCCCACGTCCTCCCCCACCCCCACCCCCCCCGTGGCCGCCGGCCCCACCCACACGAGCCCGCCGACCCCGTCCCCTCCGCCCACACCATCCCCCACCCCTCACACGTCCCCGCCTCCCTCCCCCTCAGCCACCACGCGCAGCCGCACCTCGCTCCTCTATTTCGTGCAGGTCTTCGACGACGGTCGGGTGGAGCTCGTACCCGTGAAACGTCGGGTGACCTACACCGACGCGCCCCTCACCGCCACGCTCGACGCCCTCCTCCACGGCCCCACCGCGGGGGAACTCTCCGCCGGGGTCCGGAGCCTCATCCCACCCGAGACCAGGCTCCTGGGCGTCCGGGTGGAGAACGGAACTGCGTATATCAACATCAGCGAATCCTTCCGGTTCAACCCGCTCGGCCAGGAGGGACTCGTCCTCCAACTCAAGCAGATCATCTACACCGCCACCGAGTTCCCCACCGTGGAACAGGTGCAACTACTCATCGAAGGCAAGACCGTGCGCTACCTCGGTCCCGAGGGCATCCCCATAGATCACCCCCTCTCCCGATCGTCGCTGTAG
- a CDS encoding TlyA family RNA methyltransferase: protein MRRVVLLDLLASRFPDTRRDMLYAYVLCGEVFVDGVCVKDPYLKVREDVRIERRIPRYVSRGGYKLEAALHAWNLDIAGKGFLDVGASTGGFTECLLLHGAAFVHTVDVGYNQLAYKLRVDERVFVHERTNIREVRSLDPVPDAAVVDLSFRSLVPVVGHVLSLTREGWGIFLVKPQFEVVRGGGTPEGFRGVLKDREAIHRVVRETLEACAGQGFVPRRCFPSPVKGKKGNQEFLVLLTGEGEATGFRDLEAWFYSDDRERG from the coding sequence ATGCGCCGCGTAGTGCTCCTCGATTTGCTCGCCTCACGTTTCCCCGACACCCGCAGGGACATGCTCTATGCCTACGTGCTCTGTGGGGAGGTCTTCGTGGACGGGGTGTGTGTGAAGGATCCCTACCTGAAAGTCCGGGAAGATGTCCGCATAGAGCGGCGGATACCGAGATATGTCTCACGAGGCGGCTATAAACTCGAGGCTGCGCTCCATGCATGGAACCTGGATATCGCAGGCAAGGGGTTCTTGGACGTGGGGGCCTCCACCGGGGGGTTCACCGAGTGCCTGCTCCTCCATGGAGCGGCCTTCGTCCACACGGTGGACGTGGGCTACAACCAGCTCGCCTACAAGCTCCGGGTGGACGAGCGGGTGTTCGTGCACGAGCGCACCAACATCCGGGAGGTGCGTTCGCTCGATCCGGTGCCCGATGCGGCAGTGGTGGATCTCTCCTTTCGTTCGTTGGTCCCGGTTGTGGGACATGTGCTCTCCCTGACTCGTGAGGGGTGGGGGATATTTCTCGTGAAGCCCCAGTTCGAGGTGGTGAGAGGGGGGGGGACTCCTGAGGGCTTCCGGGGCGTGCTCAAGGACCGGGAGGCGATCCATCGGGTGGTGAGGGAGACCCTCGAGGCGTGCGCAGGACAAGGGTTCGTCCCGCGAAGGTGTTTCCCCTCGCCGGTGAAGGGAAAGAAGGGGAACCAGGAGTTCCTCGTGCTGCTCACAGGAGAGGGGGAAGCGACGGGGTTCCGGGACCTCGAGGCGTGGTTCTACAGCGACGATCGGGAGAGGGGGTGA
- a CDS encoding TIGR00282 family metallophosphoesterase, which translates to MTILMLGDIIGHPGMRTLFSGLTSLVRSTGADVVVINGENAADGFGLSRELAERLFAMGVDVITTGNHIWHDESVFPLMEQDPARVIRPANYPPGAPGKGSTVFEKGDVAVGVLNLIGRQRLVMADCPFRKAQEEIRRLRREASVILVDFHAESPAEKEAMGFFLDGKVSAVVGTHTHIQTADEKILPGGTAYITDLGSTGPVDSVIGFDPSLASERVTTQVPHQLKVVDSPATICGVAIVVDVRSGKARSIERIRHYLGV; encoded by the coding sequence ATGACGATATTGATGCTCGGAGATATCATCGGACACCCGGGGATGCGCACCCTTTTTTCGGGACTCACCTCCCTGGTTCGATCCACGGGGGCGGATGTGGTGGTGATCAACGGTGAGAATGCGGCCGATGGTTTCGGCCTCTCCCGTGAGCTCGCGGAACGCCTCTTCGCCATGGGGGTGGATGTGATCACCACCGGAAACCATATCTGGCACGACGAGTCGGTCTTCCCCCTCATGGAGCAGGATCCCGCGAGGGTGATCCGGCCGGCGAACTATCCGCCGGGCGCACCGGGCAAGGGGTCGACTGTCTTCGAGAAGGGTGACGTCGCGGTCGGGGTCCTCAATCTCATCGGCCGGCAACGTCTCGTGATGGCCGACTGTCCTTTCCGCAAGGCCCAGGAAGAGATCCGCCGGTTGAGGAGAGAGGCCTCGGTGATTCTGGTGGATTTCCATGCCGAGTCCCCGGCCGAGAAGGAGGCCATGGGCTTCTTCCTCGACGGCAAGGTCTCGGCCGTGGTGGGGACGCATACCCACATCCAGACCGCCGACGAAAAGATCCTGCCGGGGGGCACCGCCTATATCACGGATCTTGGCTCCACGGGGCCTGTGGACTCGGTGATCGGTTTCGATCCCTCCCTTGCGAGCGAGCGGGTGACCACGCAGGTGCCCCACCAGCTCAAAGTGGTCGACAGTCCCGCCACGATCTGCGGGGTGGCGATCGTGGTGGATGTGCGGTCCGGGAAGGCACGTTCCATCGAGAGGATACGGCACTACCTGGGGGTCTAG
- the rny gene encoding ribonuclease Y, with protein sequence MNVLLSVALPLLGLALGWTARWLYARFQLTSAEQRAERIKDEAVKEAEARKKEILFEAQEQIHKERLQLEKELRERRAELQRTERRLLQKEETLERKLAAVERRNEALADRERLLAEKETELGRREQEIESELERISGLTREEARSLIISRLEEEAKRDAQILVNKIEEEARATAERKARDVLVSTMQRIATDVTAEVTVTTVSLPNDEMKGRIIGREGRNIRTLETLTGVDIIIDDTPEAVVLSCFDPVRKEIARISLERLIADGRIHPARIEEVVHKVTKELSQTIYEEGEKVLFELGIHDFPPEAVQALGRLKYRTSYGQNVLAHTKEVAVLAGMIAAEVGGDPMIAKRGALLHDIGKAIESDDDSTHIELGIELAKRMGEDSRVINCIAAHHGDVPHTCPESVIVQIADAISASRPGARRESLENYIKRLEQLEKIAEGFSGVDKAFAIQAGREIRIMVNNDLVDDAGARELAREIARKIEEDLRYPGRIKVTIIRETRVVEYAR encoded by the coding sequence ATGAATGTTCTTCTTTCAGTTGCCCTTCCTCTTCTTGGTTTGGCGTTGGGGTGGACAGCTCGATGGCTGTATGCCAGATTTCAGCTTACCTCTGCGGAGCAGAGGGCTGAGAGAATAAAAGATGAGGCGGTAAAAGAGGCTGAGGCACGGAAGAAAGAGATCCTTTTCGAGGCACAGGAGCAGATCCACAAGGAGCGGCTCCAGCTCGAGAAAGAACTCCGTGAACGACGGGCCGAGCTTCAGCGGACTGAGCGGCGTCTCCTGCAGAAGGAGGAGACGCTCGAGCGAAAACTGGCAGCGGTGGAGCGGAGAAACGAAGCCCTTGCGGACCGAGAGAGGTTGCTGGCGGAAAAAGAGACGGAACTTGGACGACGGGAACAAGAGATCGAGAGCGAACTGGAACGGATTTCTGGACTGACCAGGGAAGAGGCCCGGTCACTCATCATCTCGCGGCTCGAGGAAGAGGCGAAGCGGGATGCCCAGATCCTCGTGAACAAGATCGAGGAGGAGGCCAGGGCCACGGCGGAGCGCAAGGCGCGTGACGTGTTGGTGAGCACCATGCAACGCATCGCCACCGATGTGACGGCCGAGGTCACCGTGACCACGGTGAGCCTTCCCAACGATGAGATGAAGGGGAGGATCATCGGCCGGGAGGGACGGAACATCCGGACCCTCGAGACCCTCACGGGCGTGGATATCATCATCGACGATACGCCCGAGGCGGTGGTGCTCTCGTGCTTCGACCCGGTGAGAAAGGAGATCGCCCGCATCTCTCTGGAGCGCCTCATCGCGGACGGACGGATCCATCCCGCCCGTATCGAGGAAGTTGTCCACAAAGTGACCAAAGAGCTGAGCCAAACCATCTACGAGGAAGGAGAGAAGGTGCTGTTCGAGCTGGGGATACACGATTTTCCCCCTGAGGCGGTCCAGGCCCTGGGACGCCTCAAGTATCGTACGAGCTACGGCCAGAACGTCCTCGCCCATACCAAAGAGGTGGCCGTACTCGCCGGCATGATCGCCGCCGAGGTGGGAGGTGACCCCATGATCGCCAAACGGGGGGCGCTCCTCCACGACATCGGCAAGGCGATCGAGTCCGATGACGACAGCACGCACATCGAGCTCGGGATAGAGCTCGCCAAGCGCATGGGTGAGGACAGCAGGGTGATCAACTGCATCGCCGCGCATCACGGTGATGTGCCGCACACGTGTCCCGAGTCAGTGATCGTCCAGATCGCCGACGCCATCTCCGCCTCGAGACCGGGGGCGAGAAGGGAGTCGCTCGAGAACTACATCAAGCGCCTCGAGCAGCTCGAGAAGATCGCGGAAGGGTTCTCCGGAGTGGACAAGGCCTTCGCGATCCAGGCGGGCAGGGAGATCAGGATCATGGTCAACAACGACCTGGTCGACGACGCCGGGGCGCGGGAGCTCGCCCGGGAGATAGCCCGGAAGATCGAGGAGGATCTCCGGTATCCCGGGCGGATCAAAGTGACCATCATCCGGGAGACCCGGGTGGTCGAGTACGCCCGCTAG
- a CDS encoding Maf family protein: MAPPPPILLASRSPRRASLLSSAGIPFVQWAPEYRETLPPQGTPEERIAALARDKLRQALQADPPTPSEWVLTADTAVVVDERILGKPRNEAEARAMLTLLSGRSHTILTALSLHHRGGPTLTRTALTTVWWAPLTEEEIDLYLASREWQDAAGAYRIQERGGLFITRIEGSYSNVVGLPIHLLYGMLKESGYPYPRIFRP; the protein is encoded by the coding sequence ATGGCACCCCCACCTCCCATCCTCCTCGCCTCCCGATCCCCGCGCAGGGCCTCGCTCCTCAGCTCCGCGGGCATCCCCTTCGTCCAGTGGGCGCCGGAGTATCGCGAAACCCTCCCGCCGCAGGGAACACCCGAGGAACGCATCGCGGCCCTCGCCCGCGACAAACTCCGGCAGGCACTCCAGGCCGATCCCCCCACCCCCAGCGAGTGGGTCCTCACCGCCGACACCGCCGTGGTAGTCGACGAACGCATCCTGGGGAAACCCCGAAACGAGGCGGAAGCCCGCGCCATGCTCACCCTCCTCTCCGGCCGATCCCACACCATCCTCACAGCCCTCTCCCTCCACCACCGGGGCGGCCCCACGCTCACGCGTACCGCCCTCACCACGGTGTGGTGGGCGCCGCTCACCGAGGAGGAGATCGACCTTTATCTCGCCTCCCGCGAGTGGCAGGACGCCGCCGGCGCCTACCGCATACAGGAACGCGGCGGCCTCTTCATCACCCGCATCGAGGGCTCCTACTCCAACGTGGTGGGCTTGCCAATCCATCTCCTTTATGGCATGCTCAAGGAAAGCGGGTACCCCTACCCGCGCATCTTCCGCCCGTAG
- a CDS encoding NADase-type glycan-binding domain-containing protein, with the protein MKLTIMGIMIITVAGLPLYSQSITLGTRYIQGMATDVEFRDNNKVAFIDVEGKEEVYRYEIEYVHKIPFMRIYKGKKVEEYLVLYNEDMMILYTKEENSPYDIWIKSFKTWNQMGFFPPSDIIFASSELKEGDITYTVKNLRSIDLETPWVEGAKGNGIGESITIKNTVLDSLILFSGYLSYKKPYLYTQNARPKKIRVACKEIGFEKVFDVADTPNPQVLEFGRLIDMKDITITIIDVYPGTKYEDMCIHAIWGRMVTK; encoded by the coding sequence ATGAAACTTACTATTATGGGTATTATGATAATAACAGTGGCGGGTTTACCACTATATTCACAAAGCATAACACTGGGTACCAGATATATACAAGGGATGGCTACAGACGTGGAGTTTAGAGATAATAATAAAGTGGCTTTTATTGATGTAGAAGGGAAAGAAGAAGTATACAGGTATGAAATTGAATATGTGCATAAGATTCCATTTATGCGAATATATAAAGGTAAAAAGGTAGAAGAATACCTTGTTTTGTATAATGAAGATATGATGATTTTGTACACAAAAGAAGAAAATTCTCCCTATGATATATGGATAAAAAGCTTTAAAACATGGAATCAGATGGGCTTTTTTCCACCATCAGACATTATTTTTGCAAGTAGTGAATTAAAAGAAGGGGATATTACCTATACAGTTAAGAATCTTAGAAGCATAGACCTTGAGACTCCTTGGGTAGAAGGTGCTAAGGGGAATGGAATAGGAGAGTCAATTACAATAAAAAATACAGTTTTAGATAGTCTTATACTATTTTCTGGCTATCTTTCGTATAAGAAGCCCTATTTATATACCCAGAATGCAAGACCCAAGAAGATACGAGTTGCTTGCAAGGAAATCGGATTTGAGAAGGTGTTTGATGTAGCAGATACGCCAAATCCCCAGGTGTTAGAATTTGGTAGACTGATTGATATGAAGGATATTACAATTACCATTATAGACGTATACCCAGGAACAAAATATGAGGACATGTGTATACATGCGATATGGGGAAGAATGGTAACAAAGTAA
- a CDS encoding Maf family protein yields MAPPPPILLASRSPRRASLLSSAGIPFVQWAPEYRETLPPQGTPEERIAALARDKLRQALQADPPTPSEWVLTADTAVVVDERILGKPRNEAEARAMLTLLSGRSHTILTALSLHHRGGPTLTRTALTTVWWAPLTEEEIDLYLASREWQDAAGAYRIQERGGLFITRIEGSYSNVVGLPIHLLYGMLKESGYPYPHIFRP; encoded by the coding sequence ATGGCACCCCCACCTCCCATCCTCCTCGCCTCCCGATCCCCGCGCAGGGCCTCGCTCCTCAGCTCCGCGGGCATCCCCTTCGTCCAGTGGGCGCCGGAGTATCGCGAAACCCTCCCGCCGCAGGGAACACCCGAGGAACGCATCGCGGCCCTCGCCCGCGACAAACTCCGGCAGGCACTCCAGGCCGATCCCCCCACCCCCAGCGAGTGGGTCCTCACCGCCGACACCGCCGTGGTAGTCGACGAACGCATCCTGGGGAAACCCCGAAACGAGGCGGAAGCCCGCGCCATGCTCACCCTCCTCTCCGGCCGATCCCACACCATCCTCACAGCCCTCTCCCTCCACCACCGGGGCGGCCCCACGCTCACGCGTACCGCCCTCACCACGGTGTGGTGGGCGCCGCTCACCGAGGAGGAGATCGACCTTTATCTCGCCTCCCGCGAGTGGCAGGACGCCGCCGGCGCCTACCGCATACAGGAACGCGGCGGCCTCTTCATCACCCGCATCGAGGGCTCCTACTCCAACGTGGTGGGCTTGCCAATCCATCTCCTTTATGGCATGCTCAAGGAAAGCGGGTACCCCTACCCGCACATCTTCCGCCCGTAG
- the rpsB gene encoding 30S ribosomal protein S2 — MAVVTMKNLLESGVHFGHQKRRWDPRMKKYIFAERNGIHIIDLQKTIQAIKEAYEVVRKTVLSGKSVLFVGTKRQAQAAIQREAERCGMFYVNHRWLGGTLTNFETIKKSILRLKKLEKMEVDGTFATMSKKEVSRLMKEKARLQRNLGGIKEMKELPGVVFIIDTKHEAIAVAEAKKLGIPIIGVVDTNCNPEIIDHPIPGNDDAIRAINLFSKIIADAVIEADNEMGLEVVESLQEEEPIDESQIETGKEEEIAELKVSVGARLGKEDEEEEEGVLAGDYSEYSPEEEEEKATEQITELESDKFIGDEDKYYEE; from the coding sequence TTGGCAGTTGTGACCATGAAGAACCTGCTGGAATCCGGTGTGCACTTCGGGCACCAGAAACGCAGGTGGGATCCCCGTATGAAGAAGTACATCTTCGCCGAACGGAACGGGATCCACATCATTGACCTTCAGAAGACCATCCAGGCCATCAAAGAGGCCTACGAGGTGGTGCGGAAGACCGTACTGTCCGGCAAGAGCGTGCTCTTCGTGGGCACCAAACGCCAGGCGCAGGCGGCCATCCAACGCGAAGCCGAACGGTGCGGCATGTTCTACGTGAACCACCGGTGGCTCGGCGGCACCCTCACCAACTTCGAGACCATCAAGAAGTCCATCCTCAGGCTCAAGAAACTGGAGAAGATGGAGGTGGACGGCACCTTCGCCACCATGTCCAAGAAAGAGGTCTCCCGTCTCATGAAAGAGAAGGCCCGGCTTCAGCGGAATCTGGGCGGTATCAAGGAGATGAAGGAGCTCCCCGGCGTGGTCTTCATCATCGACACCAAGCACGAGGCCATCGCCGTGGCCGAGGCCAAGAAGCTCGGGATCCCCATCATCGGCGTGGTGGACACCAATTGTAACCCCGAGATCATCGATCATCCCATCCCCGGCAACGACGATGCCATTCGAGCCATCAACCTCTTCAGCAAGATCATCGCGGATGCGGTCATCGAGGCGGACAACGAGATGGGCCTCGAGGTCGTGGAATCCCTCCAGGAGGAAGAGCCCATCGACGAGAGCCAGATAGAGACCGGCAAGGAAGAAGAAATCGCCGAGCTCAAGGTCTCGGTGGGTGCCCGTCTCGGCAAGGAAGACGAGGAGGAGGAAGAGGGGGTTCTCGCAGGCGATTACTCCGAGTACTCCCCGGAAGAGGAAGAAGAGAAAGCCACCGAACAGATCACCGAACTCGAATCGGACAAGTTCATAGGCGACGAAGACAAATATTACGAGGAGTGA
- the tsf gene encoding translation elongation factor Ts gives MAISAADVKKLRDRTGAGIMDCKRALQEAGGDFEKAERILKEMGLAAAAKRSDRATEEGRVFVRVTDTKAGLLEILCETDFVARNQDFVTTGEEILALIMDKGLSIESPEVKEKVTELGMKVKENLKLRRADVLTIGPQEYVSSYVHGEGRIGVLVKFSLEKPELKEDPAFKEFSFDCALHAAAFAPLYLSPETVPADYLEEQKEIFTKQAQNLGKPEKVIQGIVQGKIKKHFAEICFTEQAFVKDDKKSVRQKMEELSKQLGAGISLVDYRYYKVGEEL, from the coding sequence ATGGCTATAAGTGCTGCTGACGTAAAGAAACTCAGAGACCGCACAGGCGCGGGCATCATGGACTGCAAACGCGCACTCCAGGAGGCGGGCGGCGATTTCGAGAAGGCGGAGCGCATCCTCAAGGAGATGGGCCTCGCCGCCGCAGCCAAGCGGAGCGACAGGGCCACGGAGGAAGGCCGCGTCTTCGTCCGTGTCACCGACACCAAGGCGGGCTTGCTCGAGATCCTCTGCGAGACCGACTTCGTGGCGCGCAACCAGGACTTCGTGACCACCGGAGAGGAGATCCTCGCCCTCATCATGGACAAGGGCCTCTCCATCGAGAGCCCCGAAGTCAAGGAGAAGGTGACCGAACTCGGCATGAAGGTGAAGGAGAACCTCAAGCTGAGGAGGGCGGACGTCCTCACCATAGGGCCCCAGGAGTACGTGAGCTCCTACGTGCACGGAGAGGGACGGATCGGCGTGCTCGTGAAGTTCTCGCTCGAGAAACCCGAGCTGAAGGAGGATCCGGCCTTCAAGGAGTTCTCCTTCGATTGCGCCCTCCACGCAGCGGCCTTCGCCCCGCTCTACCTCTCCCCGGAGACCGTACCGGCCGACTATCTCGAGGAACAGAAGGAGATCTTCACCAAGCAGGCCCAGAACCTCGGGAAGCCCGAGAAGGTCATACAGGGCATCGTCCAGGGCAAGATCAAGAAACACTTCGCCGAGATCTGTTTCACCGAGCAGGCCTTCGTAAAGGACGACAAGAAGAGCGTGAGACAGAAGATGGAAGAGCTCTCGAAACAACTCGGCGCGGGCATCTCCCTGGTGGATTACCGGTACTACAAAGTCGGTGAAGAGCTCTGA